A genomic stretch from Anopheles nili chromosome X, idAnoNiliSN_F5_01, whole genome shotgun sequence includes:
- the LOC128728936 gene encoding uncharacterized protein LOC128728936, translating into MPPKGATLKRVLLLPAVLLVVLAPTTSADPIPSMPTGTAFSFNATNALQLEKQKWKYPCRSSRPQRSIGAIPDGQIIRKSDDIAKMRKLINLMLIEIDEYGTLANTSDNWSSATKKFEFLRPFNKNKQSWERRLSVYWASLKLVLMFLEKYPWTGIIDNNQKGVLVNVNNYSKDLLCYVQTEMASANVTSKPLSVKKMSETISFAVSDASQSKIYIWFILCRLECFIRNMRQHLRNKHNQDGQLRCCRKCPYSKAENKRCKLHNQQRLHKQQQQQPRQQRQRKQQRQKQLQQQQH; encoded by the exons ATGCCACCCAAGGGTGCGACGCTCAAAcgggtgctgttgctgccagcGGTACTGCTGGTGGTACTCGCACCGACCACCTCGGCAGATCCGATCCCGAGCATGCCCACCGGTACGGCGTTCTCGTTCAACGCGACCAACGCCCTGCAGCTGGAGAAGCAGAAATGGAAGTACCCGTGCAGGTCCAGTAGGCCTCAGCGCTCCATCGGTGCGATCCCTGACGGCCAGATCATCAGAAAGTCTGACGACATC GCTAAGATGCGGAAGCTGATCAACCTGATGCTGATCGAGATCGACGAATATGGTACCCTCGCGAATACGTCCGACAACTGGAGCTCGGCGACTAAGAAGTTCGAGTTCCTGCGCCCGTTCaat AAGAACAAGCAGAGTTGGGAGCGCCGGCTATCGGTGTACTGGGCCTCCCTCAAGCTAGTGCTGATGTTCCTCGAGAAGTATCCCTGGACCGGGATCATCGACAACAACCAGAAGGGGGTGCTCGTAAACGTGAACAATTACAGCAAAGACCTGCTCTGCTACGTCCAAACGGAGATGGCGTCAGCAAACGTCACATCGAAACCACTGAGCGTCAAGAAGATGTCAGAGACCATCTCGTTCGCTGTTAGTGACGCGAGCCAGAGCAAGATCTACATCTGGTTCATCCTGTGCCGGCTCGAGTGCTTCATCCGGAACATGCGCCAACACCTCCGGAACAAGCACAACCAGGACGGCCAGCTGCGGTGTTGCCGGAAGTGCCCGTACAGCAAGGCGGAGAACAAACGCTGCAAGCTCCACAACCAGCAGCGGTTGcataagcagcagcagcagcaaccccgGCAACAGCGGCAGAGAAAGCAACAGCGGCAGAAGCAgctacagcaacagcagcactaG
- the LOC128728935 gene encoding uncharacterized protein LOC128728935, producing MWLRKVTILLLLVLGSGAVTVQQDPGSNGPTTITNTDPDAVYRVPCGSTLPFVFGRSANGRQLYLLDGTGLYRIAAGSQAQLDIDKTLISSLPKRYEEALTLQLLDIKLGGTEHILFVVTTDQWHNVFLAHRNPLTEGTSAQPIQRIKYTGSSSKARLLECNGSIYLVTIVTNVSTGKIRVYRWQQSYFSLESTKEVLSIDDVRCHCPSTLLLLVLDYAPLPERSLNHVLLLDSAERPVKVQEMFFLHSTLPSFTLDGELYLIRHVSRDKSYLYQWSAESRFVRLRKLPNNQEQITSITHWGSTLAVAFDGTVRLYGSSKEDLLRVESTFALRGLNTSEALTRLTVGAPGSGKLRRLYGLRAKSGTELTLATEFYCPPAGEPGSSTALLIHQLSILSVARSAEESAQEHGFQTLNGCLHRLKLESNERKKWIDLIRLQLSRKNLLLDSVSQPAGTMALHPTVQLGSVTLAHEEPNLLPPSRTVLNGQSLLLRHHRVATDLNRVLLLNRARTEIQGDLHVAGDVRTRCSKIRAVNALEELRKGHRQRRSIVRVMTRTPYRVLRAREVITDSTLSKRFLLRSRMNVLPGTVQLDELTTTTVRLEQGRINHLPVPTRRMLEDSAKHGYRGHKVFRSIRTFRLQTHHLNGQPLAMPIIESGLEYANHGITIKTDLCRTRNLLVRDTFNGLPVRRFANQLQRTLHVKGNVRLAGPVCVKHLQYDYTLNDVPKGGLLDRITNQTITGSVFVSKGFTHNLQVSRINGELLENYASISQGTRQAVTIQAPVRASKMIILGDLRANHEEQQFAPYIGTKPGDLRQLYTGRLVLNGTLRLKVANVNVPNITLMGQTVASKLYQRFLLRTERQVLHQPVVYHAAQFQYLFANALGGVALWQFSLTGRNWQNDIYLQDGTVRGHIRPARISKRLHSMQQDRVDVAAHVRVCDVKCVFTGRLQVTHLHTRTFGGRLDPDVLWRKDTHLGPARMAPALLLGRTELHHSVLRMSQGALQAGSINGHSSHELAEMAKPPRRRYRTLALANLRASSVNIRQSANLALGKLLQRFAASTQHQDHGKVPSYARIVSPERTQHIPVASVGSVNFCPVQRLLQDTVLKASPTPSRPITGYKRVQGAVRVPRQLATARIDGHDAGLLERIVTRGSETAPQSVDARWYFGMASSSFLTAKLLNGAPVARLALHSDRPLALQGELLIDRLEVASIGLPERPSWLFDPQAAAPVRLPQSISRLRCLGTLHGGKYRDPVHPLHELLLAPSLEQTRTVTSGVLFGTSAIHLGNCSTVGGPTEIERVARNCLRRDVNAALRSVTVFRQDTRFLGDAVPFAGHLHVADTGRLVAYTIAGVPVLQRLGPQADLFLLPRSGTVRNEPIRGVKRFPGGLATVRNMTLVSSGESSFWDRLTFCADPNHPCAVSLIFGQPVTVATSLTASQLNHVPLDGFFHAFAKRRSVPAQPASLRPIQDFPGMLTVSALQLTGTGTILHHINGLPLEELVLGATTNASHQAVPGAKIFRALHIDGPLALQQLNTRPLAQVKRASLEPMANPSQLEAVIFNRPVTLTALHTSTLYHSPTASSRLATPATVAFPVIHPQRPAVAQGRTSDARAMARRGRRPPTNEAKLPPTNEVTLPGGETIRLHCPSDHRALVVEVRALPPNRITERRLHELPKTTGCLRIAGLLAFNRTTLAFLLWNADPFGRPEESTPYLYDVGRGHLSAVGMPTSRDTTCRHVALLRPAPDELMMATAGCAAGGVRIFRFETRLRLRHFQTIDFTAPVSAMIPTDDATILQLQDAASHRHRYAYSSVTGWTREDEQMGVRP from the exons ATGTGGCTGAGGAAAGTCAcaatcctgctgctgctggtgctcggTTCCGGCGCAGTCACCGTCCAGC AGGATCCCGGCTCGAATGGTCCCACTACCATCACCAACACCGATCCGGACGCCGTGTACCGGGTGCCGTGCGGTTCAACGCTTCCGTTTGTGTTCGGTCGCTCTGCGAACGGGCGTCAGCTGTATCTGCTGGATGGAACCGGGCTGTATCGCATCGCGGCCGGCTCGCAGGCCCAGCTTGACATTGACAAGACACTTATCAGCTCTCTGCCTAAGCGGTACGAGGAAGCTCTCACTCTGCAG CTACTCGACATCAAGCTGGGCGGTACGGAGCATATCCTTTTCGTCGTAACCACCGACCAGTGGCACAATGTGTTCCTGGCGCACCGAAATCCACTCACGGAAGGGACCAGCGCCCAGCCGATACAGCGCATCAAGTACACGGGCAGCTCGTCCAAAGCCAGACTGCTGGAATGCAACGGCAGTATTTACCTCGTGACGATCGTCACCAACGTCAGCACCGGCAAGATCCG CGTCTACCGTTGGCAACAGTCGTACTTTTCGCTGGAAAGCACCAAGGAGGTGCTCTCGATCGACGATGTACGGTGCCACTGTCCGAGTACGCTGCTACTCCTGGTCCTAGACTACGCCCCGCTGCCGGAACGCTCGCTGAACCATGTCCTGCTGCTGGATAGCGCCGAGCGTCCGGTCAAGGTGCAGGAGATGTTCTTCCTGCACAGCACGTTACCATCGTTCACGCTCGACGGCGAGCTCTACCTGATACGGCATGTTAGCAGAG ACAAGTCCTACCTTTACCAGTGGAGTGCCGAATCCCGGTTCGTTCGATTGCGCAAGCTTCCCAACAACCAGGAACAGATCACGTCCATCACACACTGGGGCAGCACGTTGGCGGTCGCTTTCGACGGCACTGTTCGGCTATACGGCAGCAGCAAGGAGGATTTGTTACGTGTCGAATCAACGTTCGCGTTGCGTGGTTTGAACACCTCGGAGGCGTTAACGCGGCTGACGGTTGGTGCTCCCGGGAGCGGGAAACTTCGCCGGTTGTACGGGTTGCGTGCGAAAAGCGGGACAGAGTTGACACTGGCCACAGAATTCTACTGTCCACCGGCAGGCGAACCCGGTTCCAGTACGGCCTTGCTAATACATCAACTTAGCATATTGAGCGTAGCCCGCTCGGCAGAAG AATCGGCCCAAGAGCACGGCTTCCAGACACTCAACGGCTGCCTGCATCGGTTGAAGCTGGAGTCGAACGAGCGCAAGAAATGGATCGATCTCATCCGGCTGCAGTTGTCGCGCAAGAATCTGCTGCTGGACAGCGTCTCCCAGCCCGCCGGTACGATGGCATTACACCCGACCGTGCAATTGGGCAGCGTAACGCTTGCGCACGAAGAACCGAACCTGCTGCCACCCTCGCGAACCGTACTGAATGGTCAGTCCTTGTTGCTGCGCCATCACCGTGTTGCGACGGATCTTAACCGCGTGCTGTTGCTGAACCGCGCACGCACCGAAATTCAGGGTGATCTGCACGTTGCCGGTGACGTGCGGACACGTTGCTCGAAGATCCGCGCGGTTAACGCACTGGAGGAGCTCAGGAAGGGCCACCGGCAACGGCGTTCCATCGTGCGCGTGATGACCCGGACGCCATATCGCGTGCTAAGGGCACGGGAAGTCATAACCGACTCGACACTGAGCAAGC GATTTTTGCTACGCTCGCGTATGAATGTCCTGCCCGGAACGGTGCAGCTAGACGAGCTGACAACGACAACGGTGCGGTTGGAGCAGGGCCGCATCAATCACCTACCGGTGCCCACTCGCCGGATGCTAGAGGACAGCGCGAAACACGGCTACCGTGGTCACAAAGTGTTCCGGAGCATCCGGACGTTCCGATTGCAGACACACCACCTCAACGGGCAACCGCTCGCAATGCCAATCATCGAGTCGGGGTTGGAATACGCCAACCATGGCATCACCATCAAGACGGACCTTTGCCGGACGCGCAATCTGCTGGTACGGGACACCTTCAACGGTCTTCCGGTGAGGCGGTTCGCGAACCAGTTGCAACGCACGCTGCACGTGAAAG GCAACGTGCGATTAGCCGGACCGGTCTGTGTGAAACACCTGCAGTACGATTACACGCTGAATGATGTGCCCAAAGGCGGCCTGCTGGACAGGATCACAAACCAAACCATCACCGGGTCCGTGTTCGTGAGTAAAGGGTTCACCCATAACCTACAGGTGAGCCGCATCAACGGGGAGTTGCTGGAAAATTATGCCTCTATTTCGCAAGGCACCCGGCAAGCTGTAACGATTCAAG CTCCAGTTCGGGCAAGTAAAATGATCATCCTCGGTGATCTGCGGGCGAATCACGAAGAGCAGCAGTTTGCACCGTACATCGGCACCAAGCCGGGTGATTTGCGGCAACTGTATACGGGCAGACTGGTGCTCAATGGCACCCTGCGACTGAAGGTGGCCAACGTAAACGTACCGAACATCACGCTCATGGGGCAGACTGTGGCGAGCAAGCTCTATCAGCGCTTTTTACTCCGCACCGAGCGGCAG GTGCTGCACCAACCGGTCGTGTATCATGCCGCACAGTTCCAGTACCTGTTCGCGAACGCGTTAGGCGGGGTCGCCCTGTGGCAGTTTAGTTTGACCGGCCGAAACTGGCAGAATGACATCTACCTGCAGGATGGCACCGTGCGAGGCCACATCCGGCCAGCGCGGATCTCCAAGCGACTGCACTCGATGCAGCAAGACCGTGTCGATGTTGCGGCTCA tgtgcgtgtgtgtgatgtgAAGTGTGTGTTTACGGGCAGGCTGCAGGTGACACATCTACACACCCGTACGTTTGGTGGAAGGCTCGATCCGGATGTGCTGTGGCGCAAGGATACCCACCTTGGACCAGCTAGGATGGCACCAGCGTTGCTGCTAGGACGCACCGAACTGCACCACAGTGTCCTGCGGATGTCGCAGGGTGCGCTTCAGGCGGGCAGCATTAACGGACACTCGAGCCACGAGCTGGCGGAAATGGCCAAACCCCCACGGCGTCGTTACCGCACGCTAGCGCTTGCAAACCTCCGCGCGTCAAGCGTTAACATTCGGCAGTCGGCGAATCTGGCCCTTGGCAAGCTGCTGCAGCGATTTGCGGCCTCCACGCAACACCAGGACCACGGGAAGGTGCCGTCGTACGCCAGGATCGTGTCCCCGGAGCGCACCCAGCACATCCCGGTCGCTTCCGTTGGAAGCGTAAACTTTTGTCCCGTGCAGCGATTGCTGCAGGACACCGTGCTGAAAGCTTCCCCAACCCCAAGCCGCCCGATCACGGGGTATAAACGCGTGCAGGGTGCTGTCCGCGTCCCACGCCAACTCGCTACCGCTCGTATCGATGGCCACGATGCGGGGCTACTGGAGCGTATCGTCACACGCGGTTCAGAGACCGCTCCACAAAGCGTCGATGCCCGGTGGTATTTCGGAATGGCCTCATCTAGCTTTCTGACGGCGAAGCTGCTGAATGGTGCACCGGTCGCGCGATTAGCACTCCACTCCGACCGGCCACTCGCGTTGCAGGGTGAGCtgctgatcgatcgattggaagTGGCCTCGATTGGGCTACCGGAGCGTCCAAGTTGGCTGTTTGACCCACAAGCGGCTGCCCCGGTACGTTTGCCACAAAGCATTTCCCGGTTGCGCTGTCTCGGCACCCTGCATGGTGGCAAATACCGTGATCCGGTCCATCCACTCCACGAGCTGCTGTTGGCACCATCGCTCGAGCAAACACGCACCGTTACGagtggtgtccttttcggtACGTCGGCCATTCACCTCGGGAACTGCTCCACGGTCGGTGGGCCTACCGAAATCGAGCGCGTTGCCCGGAACTGTCTCCGGCGGGATGTGAATGCGGCTTTGCGATCCGTCACGGTGTTCCGGCAGGATACGCGGTTCCTTGGGGACGCTGTGCCGTTTGCAGGACATCTGCACGTTGCCGATACTGGCCGACTCGTGGCGTACACCATCGCTGGAGTACCTGTGCTGCAACGGCTCGGTCCACAGGCCGATCTTTTCCTGTTGCCACGCTCTGGCACCGTCCGGAATGAGCCCATTCGTGGCGTGAAACGGTTCCCGGGTGGATTGGCCACCGTGCGGAACATGACGCTGGTGTCGTCTGGGGAGAGTAGTTTCTGGGATCGGTTGACGTTCTGTGCCGATCCGAACCATCCGTGTGCGGTATCCCTGATTTTCGGTCAACCCGTCACCGTGGCAACGTCGCTGACCGCTAGCCAGCTAAACCATGTCCCgttggatggatttttccACGCGTTCGCCAAACGTCGCTCTGTTCCAGCCCAACCTGCAAGTCTGCGTCCCATTCAGGACTTTCCTGGCATGCTGACCGTGTCCGCACTCCAACTCACTGGCACCGGTACGATCCTGCACCATATCAATGGCCTTCCGCTCGAGGAGTTGGTTCTGGGTGCGACCACAAATGCATCCCACCAAGCCGTGCCAGGTGCTAAAATCTTCCGGGCCTTACACATCGATGGACCGCTCGCTCTGCAGCAGTTGAATACCCGCCCGCTGGCGCAGGTGAAACGAGCCTCGTTGGAACCGATGGCTAATCCGTCGCAACTCGAAGCGGTTATTTTCAACCGACCGGTGACACTAACTGCGTTGCACACAAGCACACTCTACCATAGTCCTACGGCGTCCAGCCGGCTGGCAACTCCCGCCACTGTGGCCTTCCCGGTGATCCACCCTCAGCGGCCAGCGGTAGCACAAGGACGAACTTCCGATGCCCGAGCGATGgcacgacgaggacgacgacctCCCACCAACGAGGCCAAACTACCTCCCACCAACGAGGTGACACTACCGGGAGGGGAAACCATCCGCCTGCATTGTCCATCCGACCACCGAGCCCTCGTTGTCGAGGTGCGTGCTCTTCCACCAAACCGTATCACCGAACGGCGGCTCCATGAGTTGCCGAAAACGACGGGATGTCTCCGGATAGCCGGGCTACTTGCCTTCAATCGTACCACGCTTGCATTTCTGCTGTGGAATGCGGATCCGTTCGGGAGACCCGAGGAGAGCACACCCTACCTTTACGATGTCGGTCGGGGTCACCTATCCGCGGTCGGGATGCCCACATCCCGGGACACTACGTGCCGACACGTGGCCTTACTCCGGCCGGCACCGGACGAGCTGATGATGGCCACGGCTGGGTGTGCGGCGGGTGGTGTACGCATCTTCCGGTTCGAGACGCGCCTGCGCCTGCGCCACTTCCAAACGATCGATTTCACTGCGCCGGTTTCCGCTATGATCCCGACGGATGATGCCACCATTTTGCAGCTGCAGGACGCCGCCTCTCATCGGCACCGTTACGCATACAGCTCCGTTACG GGCTGGACGCGCGAGGACGAGCAGATGGGTGTGAGACCGTAA